A genomic stretch from Gopherus evgoodei ecotype Sinaloan lineage chromosome 18, rGopEvg1_v1.p, whole genome shotgun sequence includes:
- the HES3 gene encoding transcription factor HES-3, whose product MVTQPGGQEKPRVCSFRKISKPLMEKKRRARINVSLEQLKALLEKHYSHHIRKRKLEKADILELSVKYMKSLQNSVQGADYQAGFRSCLHGVNQFLLRSEGASEASSFHLLQELARASPRMSGSGCRTTDSSPIAPRPEPRGSRPGSRAAEQRGPLQKAGGCTQRPRAPSSQPQTEPGAAAPRRGPVEHRPSVPSRSQALWRPCEGAGGGRDDGGERNPAKLPKNRRRQLAPRSRSAGAAVEQNSPGSGRALKRGAPARSGREQSAPPETGRSPRSSGRAFAGQRPV is encoded by the exons ATGGTCACCCAGCCCGGAGGGCAGGAGAAACCGCGGGTTTGCAGCTTCCGCAAG atctcaaagcccttgatggagaagaagagaagagcCAGGATTAATGTGTCTCTGGAGCAACTGAAGGCTCTGCTAGAAAAGCACTATTCTCACCAC atccGAAAGCGCAAACTGGAGAAGGCAGACATCCTGGAGCTGAGCGTCAAGTACATGAAAAGCCTCCAGAATTCGGTGCAAG GGGCTGACTACCAGGCCGGCTTCCGGAGCTGCCTGCACGGGGTGAACCAGTTCCTGCTGCGCTCCGAGGGGGCCAGCGAAGCTTCCTCCTTCCACCTGCTGCAGGAGCTCGCCCGGGCCTCCCCGCGGATGAGCGGCTCCGGCTGCAGGACCACGGACAGCAGCCCCATCGCGCCGCGCCCGGAGCCACGGGGCTCTCGGCCCGGCAGCCGCGCGGCGGAGCAGAGGGGCCCTTTGCAGAAAGCCGGCGGCTGCACCCAGCGCCCCcgggcccccagctcccagccccagactgAGCCGGGCGCTGCTGCCCCGCGGCGCGGCCCCGTGGAGCACAGACCCTCCGTGCCCAGCAGGAGCCAGGCGCTGTGGCGGCCCTG CGAGGGAGCCGGCGGGGGCCGGGATGACGGGGGGGAGAGAAATCCAGCAAAGCTCCCGAAGAACCGCCGGCGCCAGCTCGCTCCCCGGAGCCGCAGTGCGGGGGCAGCGGTTGAACAAAACTCTCCAGGCAGCGGGCGAGCGCTGAAACGCGGAGCCCCAGCGCGGAGCGGCCGGGAGCAAAGTGCCCCCCCGGAGACGGGACGCTCTCCGCGGAGCAGCGGCCGCGCCTTTGCAGGGCAGAGACCGGTGTAG